The genomic region TGGATGAGCATCATCGGCGGCGACCCGAAGCCGCGACTCATCGTCTTCGGCTCCGCCGTGGTCATCACCGCTGTCGTGCTCATCTACCTGCTCGCCACGGACTGGTTCACGCGTCCGGGCCTCGGCATCCTCCTCATCGCCGCGCTCGGCGCACTGGTCGCGGTGCTCATCACGTCGCTCTCGACGGGGTTGCGCAACCGGCGCGCCCTCTACTCGGCGCTCGCCATGGCGGTCATCGGCGCCGCGCTCTGGTATCCGTTGCAGTACGTGCTCACGGTCTCCGCCCCTTGGTGGATCACCATCGTGCTCATCGTCGCCTTCGTCGTCGTCGGTGTGGTCGTCGGCTACGTCGTCGGCCAGAACGACAAGCCGATCGTCGCCCGCGGCGCCGGCATCACGGGTGGTCTCGTCGCGCTGCTGATCATCGTCGACCGCGTCATGCAGGTGTGGCCGGACTACGTGACCAACACCCGCGGCCGCCCCATCGCCACCGTGGGCGCCGTGACGCCGGGTCTCAACGGATCCGTGTGGCAGGGCATGCTCGACAGCTACACCCACCTCCTGCTGCCGACCATCGCGATCCTCCTCATCTCCCTCGCGAGCTACTCGCGCTACTCGCGGGCCAGCCTCCTCGAGGTCATGAACCAGGACTACGTGCGCACCGCGCGGGCCAAGGGCCTCACCGAGCGCACCGTGATCATGCGCCACGCGTTCCGCAACGCCATGATCCCCGTCGCCACCGTCATCGCGTTCGACGTGGGCGGCCTCATCGGCGGCGCGGTGATCACGGAGACGATCTTCGCGTGGAAGGGCATGGGCTCCGTGTTCCAGGACGCCCTGAACAAGACCGACCTCAACCCGCTGATGGGGTTCATCCTGATCACGAGCATCCTGACCGTCATCTTCAACATGCTGGCCGACATCCTGTACTCGGTCCTCGATCCTCGAATCCGGGTGAGCTGACACATGTCCAACGCACTGATGGGGAATCCCAACGACCCCCACAACGACCCGAGCCTCCCCGAAGGCGGCAACTCCGAGCTGACGATCGAGCAGCGCGAGGTGGAGGGGCTCAGCCAGGGCACCGTGGTCCGCCGCCGCTTCCTCCGCCACAAGGGCGCCATGACCTCGGTCGTCATCCTGCTGCTCATGGCGACCCTCGTCTACTCGTCCGTCGGCATCCAGTTCTTCGGCGTCCGCATCCCCGGCTGGTGGATGTGGAACTACGAGGACGTCGCGCCCATCGTCGACGGTGGCAACCCCACGTGGGAGCTGCCGTTCCAGTTCGGCACGCACCCCTTCGGCCAGGACGAGATCGGGCGCGACATCTTCGCCCGCGTCATGCGCGGCACGCAGCAGTCGATCGTCGTGATGGTGCTGTACGGCATCATCGCCGCGTTCATCGGCATCGTCATCGGCGCCGTCGCGGGCTTCTTCCGCGGTCGCATCGACTCTCTGCTCATGCGCTTCACCGACCTCATCATCGTGATCCCGGTCATCGTCATCGCAGCGGTGCTCGGGCAGACCTTCGGGAGCCTAGGGGCGGCCGTGCTCGGACTAGTCCTCGGCGTGGTCGGCTGGCCGAGCCTCGCCCGCCTGGTGCGAGGCGAGTTCCTCAGCCTCCGCGAGCGCGAGTTCGTCGACGCGGCCCGCGTCGCCGGGGCGTCGAACAGCCGAATCGTGTTCCGGCACATCCTGCCGAACGCCATCGGCGTGGTCATCGTGTCGACGACGCTGCTCATGAGCGCGGCCATCCTGCTCGAAGCGGCGCTGTCCTTCCTCGGCTTCGGCATCAAGAAGCCCGACGTGTCGCTCGGCCAGATCATCAACGAGTACCAGGGTGCGTTCGCGACCCGGCCGTGGCTCTTCTGGTTCCCCGGCCTATTCATCATCATCATCGCGCTGACGATCAACTTCATCGGCGACGGCCTGCGCGACGCGTTCGACCCGCGCCAGCGGCGCATGCCGGGCGGACAGGGTCCCTACAAGCAGATGTTCGCGATGCTCACCGGTCGCACCCGCCGCGAGCAGGGCCCGACGACCGGCTCCGGTGCCGAGGGCGTCCGCGTCCCGCCGCCCGTCGGGTCGGCGCGTCCAGACGCGCAGGCTGATGGTCCCGCCGACGGACAGGCGCCCGAGAGTACGGACGGCCGGTGACGGTCGCCGTGACGGCCCGTCCGCTCAGCCGCGGTCGGGCCACCGGCCCGCTCTCAGAGCAGGCCGGTCAGCACCGTGGCCACGACGAGCACCGCGAGCACGGCGATCTCCGCCCAGTGCGTGCGCACGCGCCGGCCCTCCTCCTCGACCGGACCGCCCAGGTGGCCCGCCTCGCGGAGGTCGGCGAGGCGCAGGCGGATCACCGTGGCCGCGTCGCCCGAGTCGGTGCGGGGCAGGTCGCCGCGGCGCGCGTCCTGCATCATGGCGCTGAGGTAGGGCTGGATCTTCTCCTCCTTCGTGGTGATGTAGGCGTTGGAGCATCGGCCGGGCGCGGGAGCGGCCCACGCCGTGACGCGCTCGTGCGCGGTCGTGATGTTGAGGGCCCACTTGGTGTCGACCTCGCGGATCGCGGGCCACGAGATGTCGTGCGTGCGGAAGACGTTGCGGATCTCGACGCCCTCGGTGGCGATGCGCACCCGCGGGTGCCAGAAGACGAGCCACGACGCGTAGGCCAGCATGACGGGGCCCCACACCGCCGTCGGCAGGAGGTCGGCCCGACCGCCGACCACGGTGCTCACGAGCACCAGGACCGCGATCGCCGAGACGATCACGGTCAGCAGGCGACCGAACGACGGGCGGATGACGACGGGCTGATCCATGGCCACATCGTCCCACGGCCCGCGTGGACGCCCCTCGACACCCCCACTTCCAGCAGCCAGGAGGCCGCAGCATGATCGCTCACGCGAACGGGTCGGACGAGATCGTCCCCATCCTCGAGGTCTCCGGCCTCGGCGTCGACTTCTGGGTCGGCGACGAGTGGATCCCCGCGGCCGTCGACCTCGACTACAGGGTCAACCCGGGCGAGGTTCTCGCGATCGTCGGCGAGTCCGGCTCCGGCAAGTCCGTCAGCTCCATGTCGCTGCTCGGCCTGCTGCCCAAGAACGGCCGGGTCCGGGGGAGCGCGAAGCTCAAGGGCGTCGAGATGGTCGGCGCCGACCAGGCCACCCTGCGGAAGGCGCGCGGCAACGACATCGCCGTGATCTTCCAGGAGCCCATGACGGCGCTCAACCCCGTCTACACGGTGGGCTTCCAGATCGTGGAGGCCCTGCGCGTCCACAACTCGATCATCCCGTCGGCCGCCAAGGTGCGCGCGCTCGAGCTGCTCAAGCTCGTCGAGATACCGAATCCCGAGAAGGCGTTCGACTCCTACCCGCACCAGCTGTCGGGCGGCCAGCGCCAGCGCGCCATGATCGCGCAGTCGCTGTCGTGCGACCCCGACATGCTCATCGCGGACGAGCCCACGACGGCGCTCGACGTGACGATCCAGGCCGAGATCCTCGACCTGCTGCGCAAGCTCCACCAGCGCCTCAACAGCGCGATCGTGATCATCACGCACGACATGGGCGTGGTCGCCGACCTCGCGACCAACGTCATCGTGATGAAGAGCGGCCGCATCGTCGAGCGCGGCTCGGTGCGCGAGATCTTCCAGTCGCCGAAGGACCCGTACACGAAGCAGCTGCTCGCGTCGGTGCCGCTCCTCGGCACGGGCGAGGCGTCGCAGGTCGAGGTCGTCGAGCGCACGACCGAGCCCGCCATCTCCCTCAAGGAGGTGGACATCGACTACCCGAAGCTCGGTCGCGTGCCGGCGTTCCGGGCGGTCACGGGCGCGTCGTTCGACATCCACCCCGGCGAGGTCGTCGGAGTCGTGGGCGAGTCGGGATCCGGCAAGACCACCATCGCGCGCGCCGCGGTCGGCCTCCTGCCCGTCGCGGGGGGCGAGCTCATGGTCGCGGGCCGCCGCATGACCGGCATCTCGGCCAAGGACCTCCGGGCCGTGCGCCGCGAGATCGGCATCGTGTTCCAGGATCCGGGCTCCTCGCTCAACCCGCGCTGGCCCATCGGCCAGAGCATCGGCGAGCCGCTCGAGCTCTCGGGGCAGTTCTCGAAGAAGCAGCAGAGCGACCGGGTGGAGGAGCTCCTCGAGCAGGTGGAGCTGCCGCGCAGCTTCCGCAACCGCTACCCGAACGAGCTCTCCGGCGGCCAGCGCCAGCGCGTCGGCATCGCCCGGGCGCTCGCGCTCCGGCCCAAGGTGCTCGTCGCCGACGAGCCCACCTCGGCGCTCGACGTGTCGGTGCAGGCCCGCGTGCTCCAGCTGCTGCAGGAGATCCAGAAGGAGCTCCAGTTCGCGTGCCTGTTCGTCAGCCACGACCTCGCGGTGGTCGACCTCCTCGCCGACCGCATCGTCGTGATGAACCACGGCAAGATCGTCGAGCAGGGGCCGACCGAGTCGATCCTCCGGAACCCGCAGCACCCGTACACGCAGAAGCTCATCGCCGCGGTGCCGCTGCCGGATCCCGACCAGCAGAAGGAGCGCCGCGAGCTCCGCGAGGCGCTGCGCGACCAGCAGCCGCCCGCGGCCTGATCCACGCCCGCACTACCCGGCCCGCCGTCCGACGCACCCCCTCGCGGGGGCGCGCGGGCGGCGGGCCTCGTCGTGCCGCTCGCGTAGGATCGACGGCGATGGACAGCGACACGCGAGGCCCCGGGGCCGTACGAGCCGGGCGCCCGCGAGGGATCCGCCGGGCCGTCCGCGGTGCCTCCGCCGCCGTCGCGCTGGCGCTCGTCGCCGGCCTCGCCGCGTGCTCGCCGACCACCGGCATGGTCGCCGACACGCAGATCCGCGCCGCGGTCCCCACCTCCTTCACGTCCTACAACGCGGCCTCGCGCACGGGCGGCACCCCCGGAAACGAGGAGATCGTGCACGCCACGAACTCGCGGTTCTCCGAGGTCTCCGCCGACGGCACGGTCGCCGCCGACCCGGGGTACGGATCCGCGAGGGTCGTCTCGCGCGACCCCTTCACCGTGGAGTACACCGTCGCGGAGGGCGTCCGCTGGTCCGACGGCGAGCCCGTCGACGCGGCCGACCTCCTGCTCGCCTGGGCCGCCGGATCCGGCGCGCTCGACACCCCCGGGTTCGACCCGTCCGGATACGTCGACGAGACGACGGGCGGCTACACAGGGCCGCTGCCCGAGCAGACCGTCTTCTTCGACGCCGCAGCCGACGAGGCGCTGACGCACGTCACCCGGACGCCCGAGATCGGGGACGGCGGCCGCTCGATCACCATGGTCTTCGACGAGTACACGCCGGATTGGCGCCTCGCGTTCGAGGTGGGCCTGCCCGCGCACGCCGTGGTGCAGCTCGCGCTCGACATGTCGAGCCCGGGCCGCGCGAAGCAGACCCTCGTGGACGCCGTGCAGGATCGCGAGCCCGACCTCCTCTCGCCCATCTCCGACGCGTGGAACCGCGGGTTCGGCGTCGCGGAGATCGCCGCGCATCCGGATCGCGCCGTGGGCTCGGGCCCGTACGCCATCGAGTCGATCGACCCGGGCACCTCCATCACGCTGCGCGCCAACCGCTTCTACACGGGTCTGCACCGGCCGTCGGTCGAGCGCATCGTCGTGTCCACGATCGCGGACCCGGACGCCGCCGTCGCCGCGCTGCAGGCGGGCGACGTGGACGTCATCGCGCCCCACGCCGACGCCGAGGTGGCCGACGCGCTGGCGGGGACGGACGGCGTGGACGTGGTCCGGGGATCCTCCGAGACCTGGGAGCGGGTCGACCTGCAGACCCTCGGCGCGCGGAACCCCGCCATGTCGGACGTCGCGGTCCGCACCGCCTTCCTCTCCACCGTCCCGCGCGACGCGATCGTGCGCGCGGCGGCGCTCCCGGCGGATCCCGACGCCGCGACGCGCGACTCCTTCGTGCTCGCGCCGGGTGCGGACGGGTACGCCGACCAGGTGCGCGCCAACGGGTCCAGCCGGTTCGACGACGTCGACCTCGACGAGGCGCGGCAGCTGCTCGCCTCGGTCGGCCGCACGGCCCCCGAGGTCTGCGTCCTCTTCGACCCCGCCGACCCGCGCCGCGTGGCCGCGTTCGACGCCATCCGCGACTCCGCCGAGAAGGCCGGCTTCGTCGTCACGGACTGCTCGACGCCGCAGTGGGAGAGCGTGCTCGACCAGCCGGGCGCCTACGACGTCGCGCTCCTCTCCTCGGAGGACGCGTACCCGTCCGTCGCCGGGATCCGCGCCGCGCACGAGGCCCGCGCCGACGCCCGCGACGGCCAGGCGACGGTCGACCCCGACGTCGCGTCCCTCTTCGCCTCGCTCAGCAGCACCGAGGACGCGGACGCGCGCGACGAGCTGCTCCTGCGCCTGGACCGCCGCATGTACGGCGACCGCGCCGGCCTCCCGCTCTACCAGCTGCCCGCGCTCGCGGCCATGCGGGACACCGTCGGCGGCGTGCAGGTGTCGCCGCACCAGGCCGGGATCCTCGACGACGCCTGGCGCTGGACCCTGTCTCCCGACGCTCCCTGAGCCCGGCTTGCATCGGCACGGTAGGCTGTAGGTCGCTGGGAATAGCAGACGGCGGCTCTTCGCCCTCCTCCCTTGATGACAAGGCCGGCACCCTCTCCACTGAAGGACAGCACTATGGCGCTAGTCGCGCGCAACGACCTCCGCAATGTGGCCATCGTGGCCCACGTGGACCACGGCAAGACGACCCTGGTCGACGCCATGCTCAAGCAGACGAACTCGTTCGACGCCCACTTCGAGGGCGAGGACCGGATGATGGACTCGAACGACCTCGAGCGCGAGAAGGGCATCACGATCCTCGCGAAGAACACCGCGGTGCTCTACAACGGGAAGCACGCCGACGGGTCGCCCATCGTCATCAACGTGATCGACACCCCGGGCCACGCCGACTTCGGCGGCGAGGTCGAGCGCGGCCTGTCCATGGTCGACGGCGTCGTGCTCCTCGTCGACGCGTCCGAGGGCCCGCTGCCCCAGACGCGCTTCGTGCTCCGCAAGGCGCTCGAGGCGAAGCTGCCCGTGATCCTGCTGGTCAACAAGACCGACCGCCCCGACGCGCGCATCGACGAGGTCGTGGCCGAGAGCCAGGACCTCCTCCTCGGCCTCGCCTCCGACATGTCGGACGAGCACCCGGACCTCGACCTCGACGCGATCCTCGACGTGCCCGTCGTCTACGCGTCCGGCCGCAACGGCGCCGCGAGCGCCAACAAGCCGGAGAACGGCACGCTGCCGGACAACGACGACCTCGAGCCCCTCTTCAAGGCGATCCTCGACCACGTCCCGGCGCCCACCTACGACGACCAGCACCCGCTGCAGGCCCACGTCACCAACCTCGACGCGTCGCCGTTCCTCGGCCGCCTCGCCCTCCTGCGCGTCTTCAACGGCACGCTCAAGAAGGGCCAGCAGGTCGCCTGGGTCAAGCACGACGGCTCCGTCAAGAACGTGAAGATCACCGAGCTCCTCATCACGAAGGCGCTCGACCGCTTCCCGACCGAGTCCGCGGGCCCCGGCGACATCGTCGCCGTCGCCGGCATCGAGGACATCACCATCGGCGAGACGCTCGCCGACCCGGACGACGTCCGCCCGCTGCCCACCATCACGGTGGACGACCCGGCCATCTCGATGACCATCGGCACCAACACCAGCCCGCTCATCGGCAAGGTCAAGGGCCACAAGCTCACCGCCCGCATGGTCAAGGACCGCCTCGACCGCGAGCTCATCGG from Clavibacter michiganensis subsp. insidiosus harbors:
- a CDS encoding ABC transporter permease; translated protein: MLTFVLRRLVASFFVLLGASFIIYNLAANSGDPLVDLRENPSPNRDALIAARVDMLDLDVPSPLRYFIWLGGVFKVFVGQIDLGRAIDGREVNEIIANAAGQTIQLVTIATIIAVLIGVSIGMTTALRQYSGYDYTVTFASFLVFSLPIFFVAVLLKQYVAIGFNDFLVNPSIPPIMIVVLSLVSGFVWMSIIGGDPKPRLIVFGSAVVITAVVLIYLLATDWFTRPGLGILLIAALGALVAVLITSLSTGLRNRRALYSALAMAVIGAALWYPLQYVLTVSAPWWITIVLIVAFVVVGVVVGYVVGQNDKPIVARGAGITGGLVALLIIVDRVMQVWPDYVTNTRGRPIATVGAVTPGLNGSVWQGMLDSYTHLLLPTIAILLISLASYSRYSRASLLEVMNQDYVRTARAKGLTERTVIMRHAFRNAMIPVATVIAFDVGGLIGGAVITETIFAWKGMGSVFQDALNKTDLNPLMGFILITSILTVIFNMLADILYSVLDPRIRVS
- a CDS encoding ABC transporter permease, with amino-acid sequence MGNPNDPHNDPSLPEGGNSELTIEQREVEGLSQGTVVRRRFLRHKGAMTSVVILLLMATLVYSSVGIQFFGVRIPGWWMWNYEDVAPIVDGGNPTWELPFQFGTHPFGQDEIGRDIFARVMRGTQQSIVVMVLYGIIAAFIGIVIGAVAGFFRGRIDSLLMRFTDLIIVIPVIVIAAVLGQTFGSLGAAVLGLVLGVVGWPSLARLVRGEFLSLREREFVDAARVAGASNSRIVFRHILPNAIGVVIVSTTLLMSAAILLEAALSFLGFGIKKPDVSLGQIINEYQGAFATRPWLFWFPGLFIIIIALTINFIGDGLRDAFDPRQRRMPGGQGPYKQMFAMLTGRTRREQGPTTGSGAEGVRVPPPVGSARPDAQADGPADGQAPESTDGR
- a CDS encoding PH domain-containing protein; this encodes MDQPVVIRPSFGRLLTVIVSAIAVLVLVSTVVGGRADLLPTAVWGPVMLAYASWLVFWHPRVRIATEGVEIRNVFRTHDISWPAIREVDTKWALNITTAHERVTAWAAPAPGRCSNAYITTKEEKIQPYLSAMMQDARRGDLPRTDSGDAATVIRLRLADLREAGHLGGPVEEEGRRVRTHWAEIAVLAVLVVATVLTGLL
- a CDS encoding ABC transporter ATP-binding protein, translated to MIAHANGSDEIVPILEVSGLGVDFWVGDEWIPAAVDLDYRVNPGEVLAIVGESGSGKSVSSMSLLGLLPKNGRVRGSAKLKGVEMVGADQATLRKARGNDIAVIFQEPMTALNPVYTVGFQIVEALRVHNSIIPSAAKVRALELLKLVEIPNPEKAFDSYPHQLSGGQRQRAMIAQSLSCDPDMLIADEPTTALDVTIQAEILDLLRKLHQRLNSAIVIITHDMGVVADLATNVIVMKSGRIVERGSVREIFQSPKDPYTKQLLASVPLLGTGEASQVEVVERTTEPAISLKEVDIDYPKLGRVPAFRAVTGASFDIHPGEVVGVVGESGSGKTTIARAAVGLLPVAGGELMVAGRRMTGISAKDLRAVRREIGIVFQDPGSSLNPRWPIGQSIGEPLELSGQFSKKQQSDRVEELLEQVELPRSFRNRYPNELSGGQRQRVGIARALALRPKVLVADEPTSALDVSVQARVLQLLQEIQKELQFACLFVSHDLAVVDLLADRIVVMNHGKIVEQGPTESILRNPQHPYTQKLIAAVPLPDPDQQKERRELREALRDQQPPAA
- a CDS encoding ABC transporter family substrate-binding protein, with the protein product MDSDTRGPGAVRAGRPRGIRRAVRGASAAVALALVAGLAACSPTTGMVADTQIRAAVPTSFTSYNAASRTGGTPGNEEIVHATNSRFSEVSADGTVAADPGYGSARVVSRDPFTVEYTVAEGVRWSDGEPVDAADLLLAWAAGSGALDTPGFDPSGYVDETTGGYTGPLPEQTVFFDAAADEALTHVTRTPEIGDGGRSITMVFDEYTPDWRLAFEVGLPAHAVVQLALDMSSPGRAKQTLVDAVQDREPDLLSPISDAWNRGFGVAEIAAHPDRAVGSGPYAIESIDPGTSITLRANRFYTGLHRPSVERIVVSTIADPDAAVAALQAGDVDVIAPHADAEVADALAGTDGVDVVRGSSETWERVDLQTLGARNPAMSDVAVRTAFLSTVPRDAIVRAAALPADPDAATRDSFVLAPGADGYADQVRANGSSRFDDVDLDEARQLLASVGRTAPEVCVLFDPADPRRVAAFDAIRDSAEKAGFVVTDCSTPQWESVLDQPGAYDVALLSSEDAYPSVAGIRAAHEARADARDGQATVDPDVASLFASLSSTEDADARDELLLRLDRRMYGDRAGLPLYQLPALAAMRDTVGGVQVSPHQAGILDDAWRWTLSPDAP
- the typA gene encoding translational GTPase TypA — translated: MALVARNDLRNVAIVAHVDHGKTTLVDAMLKQTNSFDAHFEGEDRMMDSNDLEREKGITILAKNTAVLYNGKHADGSPIVINVIDTPGHADFGGEVERGLSMVDGVVLLVDASEGPLPQTRFVLRKALEAKLPVILLVNKTDRPDARIDEVVAESQDLLLGLASDMSDEHPDLDLDAILDVPVVYASGRNGAASANKPENGTLPDNDDLEPLFKAILDHVPAPTYDDQHPLQAHVTNLDASPFLGRLALLRVFNGTLKKGQQVAWVKHDGSVKNVKITELLITKALDRFPTESAGPGDIVAVAGIEDITIGETLADPDDVRPLPTITVDDPAISMTIGTNTSPLIGKVKGHKLTARMVKDRLDRELIGNVSIKLVDIGRPDAWEIQGRGELALAILVEQMRREGFELTVGKPQVVVKQVDGKVHEPFEHLTIDSPEEYLGAITQLLAARKGRMEGMANHGTGWVRMEFVVPSRGLIGFRTEFLTITRGAGIANAVSHGYEQWAGEITTRVNGSIVADRAGVATPFAMVALQERMSFFVEPTQEVYEGMVVGENSRADDMDVNITKEKQLTNMRQSTSDSFERMTPSRRLTLEECLEFAREDECVEVTPEFVRIRKVELDANARQRKTSRLKKQNA